A stretch of Carya illinoinensis cultivar Pawnee chromosome 14, C.illinoinensisPawnee_v1, whole genome shotgun sequence DNA encodes these proteins:
- the LOC122293652 gene encoding probable L-type lectin-domain containing receptor kinase II.1: MATVLRSLYFLIIVSVSISPLAFSQDENQFIYNGFINQANLHLDGIAEIHPNGLLQLTNLSNQMVGRAFYKLPIKFNPTRSLSFSTNFVFAMVPQAPNLGGHGLAFAISPSRDFIHAIASQYLGLFNASNNGLPANHILAIEFDSLKSPEFEDIDKNHVGIDVNGLKSVESAPAMYFSNKEGRNISLELISGNPMQLWIEYDEVEELLNVTLAPTRIPKPNSPLLSKSINLSQILLESMYVGFSATTGVLASDCYILGWSFNKSGQAHSLDVSSLPPLPPQRKRKDKPGLTIMTFPVAVAVVLITILGVVCFLRRKKYEEVREDWEMEYGPQRFSYKSLHKATKGFKDEKLLGAGGFGKVYRGTLPSNVQIAVKRVAHDSKQGMKEFVAEISSMGRLRHRNLVQLLGYCRRRGELLLVYDYMPNGSLDKLLYSNERTSLNWFQRFQILRGVASGLLYLHEEWEQVVLHRDIKASNVLLDAELNGRLGDFGLARLYDHGTNPQTTHVVGTVGYLAPELTRTGRATTCTDVFAFGAFMLEVACGRRPIEQQALTEEVVLVDCVFECGRKGAILDASDPRLEGNYVLEEMVLVLKLGLLCSHAIPTARPSMRQVMQFLDGNADLPDVPYDSASFGAFTSNEESNFFLSLKSSSGQGSTHSMSTTNSILINGR; this comes from the coding sequence ATGGCCACGGTTCTTAGATCACTTTATTTTCTGATAATTGTCTCTGTTTCTATTTCTCCCTTGGCCTTTTCTCAAGATGAAAACCAATTCATCTACAATGGATTCATCAATCAAGCCAATCTGCATCTTGACGGAATAGCAGAAATTCACCCCAATGGTCTCTTGCAGCTAACCAACCTTTCAAACCAGATGGTTGGTCGTGCTTTCTACAAACTTCCCATAAAATTCAACCCAACTAGATCTCTATCATTTTCGACAAACTTTGTCTTTGCCATGGTTCCTCAAGCTCCAAATCTTGGTGGTCATGGATTGGCCTTCGCCATCAGTCCCTCTAGGGACTTCATCCATGCTATAGCAAGTCAGTATCTTGGACTCTTCAATGCGTCAAATAACGGACTTCCTGCAAACCATATTTTGGCCATTGAGTTTGATTCTCTTAAGAGTCCTGAATTTGAAGACATCGATAAGAATCATGTGGGAATTGATGTGAATGGCCTGAAATCAGTTGAATCAGCTCCTGCAATGTATTTTTCCAATAAAGAAGGGAGGAATATAAGCTTGGAGCTCATAAGTGGGAATCCAATGCAACTTTGGATAGAGTATGATGAAGTAGAAGAGTTGCTGAATGTAACACTAGCCCCTACCAGAATCCCAAAACCAAACAGTCCACTCTTGTCAAAATCCATCAACCTGTCTCAAATTCTCTTGGAATCTATGTATGTTGGTTTCTCTGCTACCACAGGTGTACTTGCAAGCGATTGCTACATTCTTGGATGGAGCTTTAATAAAAGTGGACAAGCACATAGCCTCGATGTTTCAAGCCTCCCTCCACTTCCCCCgcagaggaaaagaaaagataaaccAGGACTAACGATCATGACTTTTCCTGTCGCAGTAGCGGTTGTGCTGATAACAATCCTTGGAGTTGTTTGCTTTTTAAGGAGGAAGAAATATGAAGAAGTGCGTGAAGATTGGGAGATGGAGTATGGTCCACAGAGGTTCAGCTATAAGAGTCTCCATAAAGCAACCAAAGGTTTTAAAGACGAAAAGCTTCTTGGAGCAGGAGGTTTTGGAAAGGTTTATAGAGGAACACTTCCTTCTAATGTTCAAATTGCTGTCAAGAGAGTTGCTCATGATTCCAAACAAGGGATGAAGGAATTTGTGGCAGAGATTAGTAGCATGGGAAGACTGAGGCACAGGAACTTGGTGCAGCTCCTCGGCTATTGCCGGCGAAGGGGAGAACTCCTCTTGGTCTATGATTATATGCCCAATGGAAGTCTAGACAAGTTATTATATAGCAATGAAAGAACAAGCCTTAACTGGTTTCAACGATTTCAAATCCTCAGAGGAGTAGCATCTGGCCTTCTTTACCTCCATGAAGAGTGGGAACAGGTTGTTCTACACAGAGATATAAAAGCAAGCAATGTTCTCTTAGATGCTGAATTAAATGGAAGGCTAGGAGATTTTGGCCTTGCCAGATTATATGACCATGGTACCAATCCCCAAACCACCCATGTGGTTGGGACTGTAGGATATTTAGCTCCAGAGCTTACTAGAACAGGAAGGGCAACCACCTGCACTGATGTGTTTGCTTTCGGGGCTTTCATGCTCGAGGTGGCCTGTGGAAGGAGGCCTATAGAGCAACAAGCGCTGACTGAGGAAGTAGTTTTGGTTGATTGTGTCTTTGAATGTGGGAGAAAAGGAGCTATCCTTGATGCCAGTGATCCTAGATTGGAAGGTAACTATGTGTTGGAGGAAATGGTGTTGGTTTTGAAACTAGGGCTGCTCTGCTCACATGCAATTCCAACAGCCAGGCCTAGCATGAGGCAAGTGATGCAGTTCCTGGATGGCAATGCTGATCTGCCGGATGTACCATATGACAGTGCTTCTTTCGGTGCATTTACAAGTAATGAAGaatccaatttctttttgtcaCTTAAATCATCATCTGGCCAGGGTTCTACTCATTCCATGTCTACCACGAATTCGATCCTTATAAATGGTCGTTGA
- the LOC122293545 gene encoding D-xylose-proton symporter-like 3, chloroplastic has translation MLGNENHGILESTLWNDDDDANVEPILGNEDHGVLKPTLINDDDGAPLFLLSACYKFLGGFPIVAVASLLLYVGCYQISFGPISWLMVSEIFPLRTRRRGISLAVLTNFGSNATVTFAFAPLKDFLGAENIFLLFGAIALLSLLFVLLVVPETKGLSLEEIESKILK, from the exons atgcttgggaatgagaatcATGGGATTTTAGAGTCAACGTTGTGGAATGACGATGATGATGCCAATGTAGAGCCAATACTTGGGAATGAGGATCATGGGGTTTTAAAGCCAACGCTgataaatgatgatgatggg GCTCCTTTATTTCTGCTTTCTGCTTGTTATAAATTTCTCGGAGGGTTCCCTATTGTTGCTGTAGCCAGTCTACTTCTCTATGTCGGTTGCTACCAG ATTTCATTTGGCCCGATCAGTTGGCTTATGGTGTCAGAGATATTCCCACTTCGGACAAGACGGCGAGGGATAAGTCTTGCAGTTCTTACTAACTTTGGCTCAAATGCCACTGTAACCTTTGCATTCGCCCCATTGAAG GATTTTTTAGGAGCGGAAAATATCTTCCTTCTTTTCGGGGCTATTGCTTTGTTGTCACTTCTGTTCGTACTGCTCGTTGTCCCGGAGACCAAAGGGCTGAGCTTGGAAGAGATTGAGTCCAAGATTTTGAAGTGA
- the LOC122293544 gene encoding zinc finger BED domain-containing protein RICESLEEPER 2-like: protein MAIAKMIICDELPFWIVEAQGFKKEFCGIQSHLSKMSRSNDAVLKCMAENMKIKYDKYWGSIEKTNLMIFIAVVLDPRYKFSFLYFLFKKIYGGNLVEEMIAIVKHLMMDIYWEYSIVYGSSSGVSYSEPHSSVDPTMIDSDSQQSFWIEYE from the exons ATGGCAATTGCTAAAATGATCATTTGTGATGAGCTTCCATTTTGGATAGTAGAAGCCCAGGGATTTAAGAAG GAGTTTTGTGGCATACAATCACATTTGTCAAAAATGAGTCGAAGTAATGATGCAGTGTTGAAATGTATGGCAGAAAATATGAAGATTAAGTATGACAAATATTGGGGATCAATTGAAAAGACTAACTTGATGATATTTATTGCTGTTGTTCTTGATCCAAGATACAAATttagttttttgtattttttgttcaaAAAGATATATGGTGGTAATTTAGTCGAAGAAATGATTGCAATAGTGAAACACTTGATGATGGACATTTACTGGGAGTATAGTATTGTGTATGGGAGTTCAAGTGGAGTTTCCTATTCTGAGCCTCATTCTTCAGTTGATCCTACTATGATTGATTCTGATTCTCAACAAAGTTTTTGGATTGAGTATGAGTAA